One Cervus canadensis isolate Bull #8, Minnesota chromosome 1, ASM1932006v1, whole genome shotgun sequence genomic window carries:
- the AURKB gene encoding aurora kinase B isoform X1 — MAQKENAYPWPYGRQTAQPGLNTLPQRVLRKDPVTPSALVLMSRSNAQPTAAPGQKVVENSSGTPNIPKRSFTIDDFEIGRPLGKGKFGNVYLAREKKSHFIVALKVLFKSQIEKEGVEHQLRREIEIQAHLQHPNILRLYNYFYDRRRIYLILEYAPRGELYKELQKSRTFDEQRTATIMEELADALTYCHAKKVIHRDIKPENLLLGLRGELKIADFGWSVHAPSLRRKTMCGTLDYLPPEMIEGRTHNEKVDLWCIGVLCYELLVGNPPFESASHNETYRRIVKVDLKFPPSVPVGAQDLISKLLKHNPSERLPLAQVSAHPWVRAHSRRVLPPSAPQSVP, encoded by the exons ATGGCCCAGAAGGAGAACGCCTACCCCTGGCCCTATGGCCGGCAGACG GCTCAGCCTGGCCTGAACACCCTGCCCCAGAGAGTCCTCCGGAAGGATCCTGTCACCCCTTCAGCGCTTGTCCTCATGAGTCGCTCCAATGCCCAGCCCACAG CTGCCCCTGGTCAGAAGGTGGTGGAGAACAGCAGTGGGACCCCCAACATCCCGAA GCGTTCCTTCACAATCGATGACTTTGAGATTGGGCGTCCTCTGGGCAAAGGCAAGTTTGGAAATGTGTACTTGGCTCGGGAGAAGAAAAGCCATTTCATCGTGGCGCTCAAAGTCCTCTTCAAGTCTCAGATTGAGAAGGAGGGTGTGGAGCACCAGCTGCGTAGAGAGATCGAAATCCAAGCCCATCTACA ACATCCCAACATCTTGCGTCTCTACAACTATTTCTATGACCGGCGAAGGATCTACTTGATTCTGGAGTATGCCCCCCGAGGGGAGCTCTACAAGGAGCTGCAGAAGAGCCGAACTTTTGATGAGCAGCGAACAGCCACG ATCATGGAGGAGCTGGCAGATGCTCTGACGTATTGCCATGCGAAGAAGGTGATTCACAGAGACATCAAGCCAGAGAACCTGCTCTTGGGGCTCCGGGGAGAGCTGAAGATTGCTGACTTCGGCTGGTCGGTGCATGCCCCCTCCCTGAG GAGGAAGACAATGTGCGGCACTCTGGACTACCTGCCCCCAGAGATGATTGAGGGGCGCACGCACAATGAGAAGGTGGACCTGTGGTGCATTGGTGTGCTCTGCTACGAGCTGCTGGTGGGAAACCCACCCTTTGAGAGTGCTTCCCACAATGAGACGTACCGGCGCATTGTCAAG GTGGACCTAAAGTTCCCTCCTTCTGTGCCCGTGGGAGCCCAGGACCTCATCTCCAAGCTGCTCAAGCATAACCCCTCAGAACGCCTGCCACTGGCCCAGGTCTCAGCCCACCCTTGGGTCCGGGCCCACTCTCGCAGGGTGCTGCCTCCCTCCGCCCCTCAGTCTGTCCCCTGA
- the AURKB gene encoding aurora kinase B isoform X2, giving the protein MSRSNAQPTAAPGQKVVENSSGTPNIPKRSFTIDDFEIGRPLGKGKFGNVYLAREKKSHFIVALKVLFKSQIEKEGVEHQLRREIEIQAHLQHPNILRLYNYFYDRRRIYLILEYAPRGELYKELQKSRTFDEQRTATIMEELADALTYCHAKKVIHRDIKPENLLLGLRGELKIADFGWSVHAPSLRRKTMCGTLDYLPPEMIEGRTHNEKVDLWCIGVLCYELLVGNPPFESASHNETYRRIVKVDLKFPPSVPVGAQDLISKLLKHNPSERLPLAQVSAHPWVRAHSRRVLPPSAPQSVP; this is encoded by the exons ATGAGTCGCTCCAATGCCCAGCCCACAG CTGCCCCTGGTCAGAAGGTGGTGGAGAACAGCAGTGGGACCCCCAACATCCCGAA GCGTTCCTTCACAATCGATGACTTTGAGATTGGGCGTCCTCTGGGCAAAGGCAAGTTTGGAAATGTGTACTTGGCTCGGGAGAAGAAAAGCCATTTCATCGTGGCGCTCAAAGTCCTCTTCAAGTCTCAGATTGAGAAGGAGGGTGTGGAGCACCAGCTGCGTAGAGAGATCGAAATCCAAGCCCATCTACA ACATCCCAACATCTTGCGTCTCTACAACTATTTCTATGACCGGCGAAGGATCTACTTGATTCTGGAGTATGCCCCCCGAGGGGAGCTCTACAAGGAGCTGCAGAAGAGCCGAACTTTTGATGAGCAGCGAACAGCCACG ATCATGGAGGAGCTGGCAGATGCTCTGACGTATTGCCATGCGAAGAAGGTGATTCACAGAGACATCAAGCCAGAGAACCTGCTCTTGGGGCTCCGGGGAGAGCTGAAGATTGCTGACTTCGGCTGGTCGGTGCATGCCCCCTCCCTGAG GAGGAAGACAATGTGCGGCACTCTGGACTACCTGCCCCCAGAGATGATTGAGGGGCGCACGCACAATGAGAAGGTGGACCTGTGGTGCATTGGTGTGCTCTGCTACGAGCTGCTGGTGGGAAACCCACCCTTTGAGAGTGCTTCCCACAATGAGACGTACCGGCGCATTGTCAAG GTGGACCTAAAGTTCCCTCCTTCTGTGCCCGTGGGAGCCCAGGACCTCATCTCCAAGCTGCTCAAGCATAACCCCTCAGAACGCCTGCCACTGGCCCAGGTCTCAGCCCACCCTTGGGTCCGGGCCCACTCTCGCAGGGTGCTGCCTCCCTCCGCCCCTCAGTCTGTCCCCTGA
- the AURKB gene encoding aurora kinase B isoform X3 translates to MPPEGSSTRSCRRAELLMSSEQPRSGRIMEELADALTYCHAKKVIHRDIKPENLLLGLRGELKIADFGWSVHAPSLRRKTMCGTLDYLPPEMIEGRTHNEKVDLWCIGVLCYELLVGNPPFESASHNETYRRIVKVDLKFPPSVPVGAQDLISKLLKHNPSERLPLAQVSAHPWVRAHSRRVLPPSAPQSVP, encoded by the exons ATGCCCCCCGAGGGGAGCTCTACAAGGAGCTGCAGAAGAGCCGAACTTTTGATGAGCAGCGAACAGCCACGGTCGGGGCGG ATCATGGAGGAGCTGGCAGATGCTCTGACGTATTGCCATGCGAAGAAGGTGATTCACAGAGACATCAAGCCAGAGAACCTGCTCTTGGGGCTCCGGGGAGAGCTGAAGATTGCTGACTTCGGCTGGTCGGTGCATGCCCCCTCCCTGAG GAGGAAGACAATGTGCGGCACTCTGGACTACCTGCCCCCAGAGATGATTGAGGGGCGCACGCACAATGAGAAGGTGGACCTGTGGTGCATTGGTGTGCTCTGCTACGAGCTGCTGGTGGGAAACCCACCCTTTGAGAGTGCTTCCCACAATGAGACGTACCGGCGCATTGTCAAG GTGGACCTAAAGTTCCCTCCTTCTGTGCCCGTGGGAGCCCAGGACCTCATCTCCAAGCTGCTCAAGCATAACCCCTCAGAACGCCTGCCACTGGCCCAGGTCTCAGCCCACCCTTGGGTCCGGGCCCACTCTCGCAGGGTGCTGCCTCCCTCCGCCCCTCAGTCTGTCCCCTGA
- the BORCS6 gene encoding BLOC-1-related complex subunit 6 gives MESPRGRPGPETDLLALGEQQAAIFGDGPSQTPSERPSGLRLSEEEEGENVGGASCHPKASPKTSSCSFVHPPEWEAPEDKPGCGGTLSGAGSRLGAPDPEFDPHGSSRRKDPEPPEDKPESERVCRRGSPVGGGMDVEQEKEDDDKAAAAGRGSRSFSSRLQDSRSLDGLSGACGGAVSSGGAESGAGGGRRATISSPLELEGTVSRHGDLTHFVANNLQLKIRLSGAPQPPPPAPTRPCSAPTPTPAIPPIDPDVLRDLERLSRELGGRVDRLLRGLGGAVQELTALSVGCIQTYRDAVDSLGEAVDMSIKGMYTLLARCEELERALQPVQGLARQVRDIRRTLEVLEALCK, from the coding sequence ATGGAGTCGCCCCGGGGGCGGCCTGGGCCCGAGACAGACCTGCTAGCTCTGGGGGAACAGCAAGCTGCGATCTTCGGCGACGGCCCGAGCCAAACGCCCTCTGAGCGGCCCTCAGGCCTCCGACTGTccgaggaggaagagggagagaacgTTGGGGGCGCGAGCTGCCACCCCAAGGCGTCCCCGAAGACTTCGAGCTGCAGCTTTGTCCACCCTCCGGAATGGGAAGCTCCGGAGGACAAGCCGGGCTGTGGAGGGACGCTTTCTGGGGCAGGGAGCCGCCTGGGGGCACCGGATCCGGAATTCGACCCGCACGGGTCCTCCCGGCGCAAGGACCCAGAGCCGCCAGAGGACAAGCCTGAATCCGAGAGGGTCTGCCGTCGAGGGAGCCCTGTAGGCGGCGGGATGGATGTTGAGCAGGAGAAGGAAGACGACGACAAGGCGGCGGCAGCCGGCAGGGGTAGCCGTTCTTTCTCCAGCCGCCTTCAGGACAGCCGCAGCTTGGACGGGTTGAGCGGGGCGTGCGGCGGCGCCGTGTCTTCAGGGGGTGCAGAATCTGGCGCAGGCGGCGGGCGGCGCGCCACTATCTCCAGCCCCCTGGAGCTTGAAGGCACGGTGAGCCGCCATGGCGACCTCACCCACTTTGTCGCCAACAACCTGCAACTCAAGATCCGTCTGAGCGGCGCCCCTcaacccccgccccctgcccctaCGCGGCCCTGTTCAGCGCCCACACCCACTCCGGCCATCCCTCCCATCGACCCCGACGTGCTGCGGGACCTGGAGCGGCTGAGTCGGGAGCTGGGCGGCAGGGTGGACCGTCTGCTTCGCGGGCTGGGAGGTGCGGTGCAGGAGCTGACAGCTCTGAGCGTGGGCTGCATCCAGACCTACCGCGATGCAGTGGACTCTCTAGGTGAAGCTGTGGACATGAGCATCAAGGGCATGTATACCCTGCTGGCGCGCTGTGAAGAACTGGAGCGGGCTCTGCAACCGGTTCAGGGACTGGCGCGACAAGTCCGGGATATCCGACGCACCTTGGAGGTGTTGGAGGCCCTGTGCAAGTGA
- the TMEM107 gene encoding transmembrane protein 107 — protein sequence MGRISGLVPSRFLTLLAHLVVVITLFWSRDSNIQACLPLKFTPEEYEKQDIQLVAALSVTLALFAVELAGFFLGVSMFNSTQSLISIGAHCGASVALSFFIFERWECTTYWYIFVFCSALPAVTEITLFISVFGLKKKPF from the exons ATGGGCCGGATCTCGGGGCTCGTGCCCTCTCGCTTTCTGACGCTCCTGGCGCATCTGGTGGTCGTCATCACCTTATTCTGGTCCAGG GACAGCAACATCCAGGCCTGCTTGCCTCTCAAATTCACCCCTGAAGAGTATGAGAAGCAGGACATTCA GCTGGTGGCAGCGCTCTCTGTCACCCTGGCCCTCTTTGCAGTGGAGCTGGCTGGTTTCTTCTTAGGAGTTTCCATGTTCAACAGCACCCAGAGCCTCATCT CCATCGGGGCTCACTGTGGTGCATCTGTGGCCCTATCCTTCTTCATATTTGAGCGTTGGGAGTGCACCACATATTGGTACATTTTTGTCTTTTGCAG TGCCCTCCCAGCTGTCACCGAAATAACATTATTCATCAGCGTCTTCGGGCTGAAAAAGAAACCTTTCTGA